atgggctgggaatatggcctagtggtagagtgcttgcctcgtatacatgaagccagggAAGTTcgtttacccagcaccacatatatagaaaaaaccagaagtggtgctgtggctcaagtggtagagtggtgctaccttgagcaaaaagaagccagggagagtgctcaggccctgaatccaaggtccaggactggcaaaaaaaatatttttgaactatggctcaaggtgtgaggtctgcagtaaagacagagaaacagagacacagagacagagacagagtgagagaaacttcaaggagagtgtaCAGGCCTTTAGTAACAAGCCACAAAAACTGCacgaacaacaaaaaaccccaagaataataactgaaaaggaaggcaaagaagagccaattaaagttttttaaatagagactcacatctataatgtaagctgctccttgtaggtgaaatctgaggattgcagtttgaagcccgcctgggcaggaaagtccatgagacccgtTTTTGTGTGtaccaggggtgggattgaacttgtggtgttctactcaagactaggctctacttctctctgtctactggtggttaatggagatgagtctcatggacttttctgcccaggctggcttcaaactgcaatcctcagaatttcagaCACTGTGGAAATgacctaggcttctcatggacacttatctcctattaaccaccagaaagaaagagaagaagaaagaaagaaagaaagaaagaaagaaagaaagaaagaaagaaagaaagaaagaaagaataaaaaagagagataaagagacacagagagagacagaaagaggagagaaatagaaagaaaaagagagaaagtgagagacagagacacgtacaaagaggaaagagaaagagagaaagagaaagaaagaaaaagagaggtaagaaagaaaagaaaagaacagaaataaagaaagaaaaacaggcagaagttgagctgtgactcaagtagtagagcctgctagccttgtggggggaaaaagaaactgtgacaaagtagccatgccctgagttcaagacccagagcttccacaaagaaaataaagagagagagagagaaataaagaaagagggagggagggagggaaagaaagaaaggaaggaaagaaggtaggaagaaagaaagaaagatagatagatagatagatagatagatagatagatagatagaaagaaagaggatagagagaaagagaaacaaaggagaaagaaagtgagagacagaaagacatgaagaggaaagagaaagagaaaaaagaaagagataaagagaaagaaggaaaatgaaagcgaggaaggaaagatggaaagaaaggaagaaatagagagaaagaaagaaagaaaacaaagagagaaagacaggcagacaggcaaaagtgaagctgtggctcaaggagtaagcCTGCTAGccctgtgttttaaaaaaatgggctgggaatatggcctagtggtaaaagtgctcgcctcatatacatgaagccctgggttcgattcgtcatcaccacatatatagaaaaagccagaagtggtgctgtggctcaagtggtagagtattagccttggagcaaaaagaagccagggacagtgctcaggcactgagttcaagccccaggactagcaaaaaaacaaacaaaaccaaacacatttagggctaacaaaaaaaaaagtaacaaacatCCCAGCACTCAAATTGTGGCTCNNNNNNNNNNNNNNNNNNNNNNNNNNNNNNNNNNNNNNNNNNNNNNNNNNNNNNNNNNNNNNNNNNNNNNNNNNNNNNNNNNNNNNNNNNNNNNNNNNNNNNNNNNNNNNNNNNNNNNNNNNNNNNNNNNNNNNNNNNNNNNNNNNNNNNNNNNNNNNNNNNNNNNNNNNNNNNNNNNNNNNNNNNNNNNNNNNNNNNNNNNNNNNNNNNNNNNNNNNNNNNNNNNNNNNNNNNNNNNNNNNNNNNNNNNNNNNNNNNNNNNNNNNNNNNNNNNNNNNNNNNNNNNNNNNNNNNNNNNNNNNNNNNNNNNNNNNNNNNNNNNNNNNNNNNNNNNNNNNNNNNNNNNNNNNNNNNNNNNNNNNNNNNNNNNNNNNNNNNNNNNNNNNNNNNNNNNNNNNNNNNNNNNNNNNNNNNNNNNNNNNNNNNNNNNNNNNNNNNNNNNNNNNNNNNNNNNNNNNNNNNNNNNNNNNNNNNNNNNNNNNNNNNNNNNNNNNNNNNNNCATCACCATCCACCATCACATCACCAcaccacatcaccaccaccacatcaccacaccaccaccatcaccaccatcaccacaacaccatcaccaccaccaccatcaccaccaccaccaccatcaacaccatcatcaccaccaccaccatcatcaccaacatcaccatcaccaccatcaccaccaccaccaccatcaacaccactaccactatcaccactaccatcaccccatcaccatcaacaccatcaccaccaccaccatcaccatcaccatcatctccatcaataccaccacctcctccaccaccaccatcaccaccatcaccatcatcaccaccaccaccaccatcaccaccaccaccaccattaccaccatcatcatcaccaccaccaccaccatcaccaccatcaacaccatcatcaccaccaccaccgtcatcatcaccaccaccatcaccatcaacaccatcaccatcaccaccaccaccatcaccaccaccaccatcaccaccaccaccaccatcaccaccatcaccatcaccaccaccatcaccaccatcatcatcaccaccatcaccaccatcatcaccaccaccaccatcaccatcatcaccaccaccaccatcaccatcatcaccatcaccaccatcacaatcaataccattaccaccatcacaatcaataccatcaccaacatcaccaccactatcactatcaccaccacaccaccaccatcaccaccatcaccagcaacaccatcatcaccaccaccaccatcaccaccaccatcactatcaccaccaccaccatcaccatcactaccaccatcaccaccatcaccatcatcaccaccatcatcacaccactatcaccaccaccatcatcaccaccactaccactatcaccaccaccatcatcatcaccactatcaccaccaccaccatttccaccatcaccaccacccccaacaccaccatcaacaccatcatcaccaccaccaccaccatcatcaccaacatcaccatcaccatcaccatcacaccACTACCAtattcaccaccatcaccatcaacaccatcatcaccaccaccaccctcaccatcatcatcaccaccatcacaatcaataccatcaccaccaccaccatcaacaccaccacaaccatcatcaccaccaccaccactaccactatcaccaccaccatcaccaccaacaccaccaccaacaacaacactgCATCACTTCAAAAGCgctacttgggggctggggatatggcctagtggcaagagtgcttgcctcgtatacttgaagccctgggttcgattccccagaaccacatatacagaaaacggccagaaatggcgctgtggctcaagtggcagagtgctagccttgagcaaaaagaagccagggacagtgctcaggccctgagttcaagccccaggactggcaaaaaaaaaaaaaaagcgctacTTGAGAGGACTCCAATACACCCAAGAGGCCACAAGTGTTCCATGCGCCCCGTCTTAGCATCTTATCACTATCTTATTATTATGCACTGGGTGGACCCCATAAATACGTGCAACTGCTTGTGTCAAGGAATAGGAAGATTGggtgccaggcgccggtggctcatgcctgtagtcccagagaCTCAGAAAGCGGaagtctggaggatcacagttcaatgtccagccgggcagggaagtccacgaaCCTCTCACCGAGCCACGAATCTCCCAgcgaaccagcacaaagccagaggagAAGGGGTGGCAAATGTGTCTTTGCCTGAGGAGTTCAGATCTGCTTTAGCTACTCGGTGTTtctttttgctgatggttttctttCAGCCCATTTTTCCAGTAGAGTAAATAACATCTATTGGGTTTTTGAGGACCAGATGAATCTCTAATTGTTTCTGAAtaacaactctgtgtgtgtgtgtgtgtgtgtgtgtgtgtgtgtgtgtgtgtgtgtgtcctgaggtttgaactcagatcctgggcacggtccctgagctttttgttttgttttttgctctactacttgagccacagctccacttctggctttactggtgtttcattggaggtaggagtctcagggactttcctgggcaggactggttttgaactgtgatcctcagatctcagcctcctcagtagcttagaggacaggcgggagccaccggcgcccggcttgAGTGACGGCTTTTGACCAAAAGAGATGACGCTTGATGGACAGGGGACAATGCCGTCGCGGTGGGCGGAGCACCGAGGGCCGTGGCCTGTGGCCAGGGTTCGGGGCCGGGTCGGCGCCTACCTCCACGAAGGCGAACTTCTCCTCACTGGTGTAGTTGTAGCGCGTGGCTCTCTCGTATTCCTCCGCCGTGCCCGGGCAGTCCTTGTTGCAGAACTTGTCTGTGGGGTGAACCAGCTTCCAAGAGTACTAGACGAGAGGGGGGAACCACCAAGGGAGCCTGTCGGTGCCAGGTGCGAGACAAACCCCGTACCGTGGAATATTACCAGCCCCCCAAAAGGAAAAGGTCCTGAACCTTGACTGAGGGAACTACAAGAAGCCaggtagccaggcaccggtggctcacacctgtcatcctggtgactcaggaggctgagacctgaggatggtggttcaaagccagcccgggcaagaaagtccgtgagcctcttatctccggtgaaccaccagaaaaccagaagtggtgcggtggctccaagtggtagagcgccatgagcaaaagagcgcagggacagcgcctagtccctgagttcaagccccacgactgacagaaagagaaaaggaagaagccaggtacgAAAGACCACACACCACACAATCTTATTTGTAAGGAACGCTGGACGTCGAGAGCAGAAGcaccaatgagccagcaaaaacctgggctggaggcgtggcccctgggggtagagcaccagccatgggcAAAAGGGAAAAGGACCCCAACCTCTACCTCCATGACCCGGGCCTCCACCTACCACCTCCATGACGTGGGCACTCCACTTGGATAGGAGCTGCAGGCCCCGCAGCGCCAGGTCAAAGAGCTCCTGGTACTCCTCGTCCGACTTCTGGCTTGTCAGCCCCGAGCCggtcaccacctgggaagcaGGGCAGAGACCCTCAGCCTTCGCCAACTGCACGCGCGACGCCTGACCTCAGCAGGGCCCGGGCACCGTGTCCGGGCTTTattctttatgtggtgctcaaggctcgtgctctacccctggacccacagcttcacttctggctttttttttttttggtggtgcacCGCAGATGAGAGgctggcagactttcctgcctgggctggcttcgaactgagatcctccggtctcagcctcctgggtcgctaggattgcgggcgtgagccaccggtgcaccAGCGGCAAATGTGGCGATCCAGCGAATCCCGTGTCTTGGTTCTCCTTCCTAGCAAATGCCCATCGCAAGCCACGACGGTGGATGTCACACAAACCTCTTTTGGCTTGTGGAATATGCCGCAATGAAACACGGCCACGGACGTGGCCCCCACGTGGCAGGCGGTCGTCCCTCGCGATGCTCGCTGGGATCTGTCAGTCTTTACAGACCGGGTGAGACTCTCAGCCCTCCTCCCGCGCAGAAACGCCCCGCGCCCATGGGCTGGCGCACCGGGCCCGTGTTTGTGCTGCTGAGCGGTGAGTTCACCATACACAATGGCGCCCACGCGCAGGGACGGGGTTACACTGCATGTTAGCTGAACTTCTCCCACGCGGTAGTTACAGCAGCTCTGCGCGTGCAGTAAGTCAAATATGTGCGTGATTTGTTACACATCCTATTCAACGCACATTGCAGCACAGAATTCTATATAAGCAACATGTGGCATACATTTAAATATGCATGGTGACACATTATTGCTCGTGCTGCTTATTAAACACACTACAATGTGTATTGTATGTGTTATTTCGTTTACAGTCAAGGGTCTAAGTGCACACGGAGGCAAGGCTAGTATCCACGGGGGTGAGCACAGCCACCTGGGGCTCGTGGGAGCTCAGCCCGCTTCCTCCCTGCCGAATGCTTGGGGGCTCGCCCGTGTCCAGTTGGGAACCGTTGCAGGATCAGAACTCCCGCCGGGACAGGAGGACGGGGCTTCTGAAGGCGCTCCCTACATCCGCTAGCCCTCACTAGGAAGCAGCCGGCCCCGGCTTGCCAGGTCAAAGCGATCAGGGCTGTATGGCGGATGGACACACTTGCTAAGAAAGCTGAATGCTTGGGTCTGGGGGCTTCACTCGAGTgaggggggggggacctggggcttgatccctggaaaggaagggaggaagagaggaggaaagaagagagagaggagggagggaggggggaagaggataaaggaaagggaaggaggtgggCAGGGAAGCACGCAGGCAGGCTAGCAGTAGGTGTGGGCCCCTGGTTTGACCTCCACCCTGCCCGCATCTGTCGGGCCGACCCCATTTCAAGGTCTGTACCTTGCTTGCTCTATGATCAGACAGAAATGCCCGCcgctggccacagggtggcagcagtgagcgcggggggggggaggggggcctccgcAGTCAGGGGGCTGAGGAGGGGCCTGTTTATCCATCAACAGATCAAGAGAAGAGCCAGAAGCCCAGCAGGCCTGAGCGCCCAAACTCCAGGCGGCTGGGCAGGGCCAGCTTCTCCTTTTGCAGAGCTACCTTATCTCTTAGGTTTGCGGACTGATCTTGTTtccatagatagatggatggatggatggatagatgagaatctgaggatcctggttcaaagccagcccagaccaataaaaaaggggggggggctatgagactcttatctcccattaatcagtgAAAcgtcccaggcactgagttcaagccccaggatacacacacacacacgcacacgcacgcacgcgtgcagACCGTGCGCATTCAAAGCGGTTTCCCTGGACACGCGGGTGGGGACAGGACGGTGTCCCCCAGCTCACCGTGTGCCAGTGaccaggccccggcccccccccccgcccccccccccccccagcgccctgCTCACCTCGCTGTTGCTGTAGCGGGCCAGCTCGGAGATGAAGCGGATGTGGTCGTCCCGGATCTGCACCATCTGCTCGCAGATGTTGTACTGGGGGCTGATGCTGCTTTGGGTGCAGGTCCACCTGGGGGGGAGGCCGcagcattggggggggggaacccctctCCGAGGGGGGAGGTGGGCGGCCACCCCAGCAAGCGCTTGCCCAAAAGACTTCCAAGGAGGGCTCGGCTCGCACCTGTAACCCGGCTGCTCGGGGGCCAAGAGTGAGGATGGCAGctgaaggccagcccgggcaccaGCGTCtgcgagacacacacacacacacacacacacagcccgtgccctctcccccctccccttctcttcccgccACTAACGAAGaggctgtgcctcagtttccctccccactcctcctgcCTGGCCCTCGTGGGGCCGCCTGgcgtccgccccgcccccgctccgTCAGATGGACGCCCAGCTACAACGCGCCCGTTCCACACAGAGCCGAggggcgcgcgtgtgcgtgcgtgcgcgtgtgcgcgtgtgcccgCGTCGTACTTTCTAGAGGTGGGAAGAGCTGGCACTGGAGCAAGGAGCCCAGGTGGGcgcctcctgcccgcccccctcccccgtcctcccccttccccgcggGAAGATGCCACTaggaaagccaggctgagcagcagaagggcggggtgggggtggggggacaaggGGCCCCTCGCTCCCCTTCCTCCGCCCAGTGCTGGGGTCCGGGCCCCGACAGGGAGCGGGGGAGAGCCCAGCGCTCGGCACCGAGGGGCAGAGCGCCAGGGACTTCTTTGCACTTGCACGCTACTTCTGTAGGGATGGGCACACTCGAACCCGCGTCTCCGGGCCTGGCTGCAGGTGGCCCGGTAGCCAGGCAgggagagggcgggagggggtcCCGGCTCCTCCACAGGCCGCCAGCCCCCCCTGTCCTGGGGTCCCAGCGGCAGGgctccgggctggggggggggccgagACCCCCTGCGagtgtctttagttcctttgcttgtgctggttctggggcttgaactcggggcctgggcaccgtgcCCGCGCTTTTGTGCTCGGAGCTGGTGTTCCACCGgcggagccacggcgccgcttgtgGGTTTTCCTGAGACGGACTGGAGATAACGAGTCTCACGcgcgttcctgcctgggctggctttgaaccgccctcctcagatcgcagcgtcccgagtggctgggatgacgggcgtgagccacggccGCTCGtgtcggggggcggggcggggccgggcttccTCCACCCGAGGCCCGATGGAGCCGCCCCGGCCGGCGGGCACTGGGGCCCCGGTGCCCGGCGACGCCCCCACCCACGCGCTACCCCCTACTTACTGCGTGGCCACGCAACCTGAGCCGGGGGAGGGCGTCTCTCTCTCCGATGCCCCCCTCCAGGGCGCCCCCCGGGCGCTGAGCGGGCCGAGGGGCGTGGCCAGTGCTCCGAGCCCTTTAGAGCCGGGTGGACGGCAGCGGGCAAAGGAGTCGGAGCGCCTGGGGCTGGTCGCCGCCGAGCCGGTGGCGGTGCCGGggctctggggaggagggggggggctgaagcggccccccggcccccggcccagggctgggcactgtcgaGGACGCCGAGAGACATTACGGCACGCACTCACTTGGATTTGTTCTCCTCGTAGTGAGCGCTGGTCTTAATGTATCTGGCCAGCTCGATCTGCATGTCCCCGAACAGAGGCACCACCTGCAGCTGCTGCAAGAGAAGCGAAGGCGGCGGTGAGACGCGCCCGcaggccgggggggtggggggtggggggacccccacAGGACCCCCGGCCAAGTCCTTCCCCCGGCTCCAGCCCGCCTCGCTCATCTAAGCAGCCCGAGCCTGAACCCCGAAGCCCCTCGCTGGGCAGCGGGCGGCTCGCACCCGACATCCTagcgacccaggaggctgagatcggaggatcccggttcagagccagctggggcaggaaagcctgggagacgcTCATCGCTACCACACGTctcagaaagagccggaagtggagctgtggctcaagtggcagatggctagccatgagcaaaaggagctcagggacagggcccccaggcccggagttcaagccccaagactgacaaaggaAAGACAGGGCGGAGCAAGCCGAGGTGAGGAGGGAGGCGCCGGTGTTCACCCTCGGCCTCTCCAGCACTAGAACCTGACCCCCCCCAACACCCGCTATCCACACCCGCTCAGGAGCCCTGGGACTTTGCGGTGATGCTGCGAACCCCCTGGCATCAGCCGCGGATCCTTACACACGCTTTCTGGCCAGAAGCAGGATTAGATCTCTGGGCTCACACCGCAGAATCCTGCTAAATCTGGGGAGTACTGGGGAAACTGAGCTCCAGGGAGATCTAGAGCTTTGCCCAAAGCCCCCGGACCACTGGGCCCCCGGGAAGCCTGGCCCTGTCTGtggggagtcccccccccccagtgcaggCTGGAGAAATGGCAATGTTCTGTCTTGAAGAACAGCCCGGCCACGCCACGCCGCGCCCCACGGCTGCTCGCCCGGTGACTCAGAGCTGTAGCGAGGCCCAGGCTCGGCCTCCTGGCCTCCAGTGCCTTTGCACCCCAGATCTCCGTGCCAAACCAAGCCCGCACCGTGTACAACCCTCCAAGGTTTGCTTGAgccgccttcttcttcttcttcttcttcttcttcttcttcttcttcttcttcttcttcttcttcttcttctaacgATCTGGGGTGAGGAGGCCAGATCTGGGGGCGCCGAagctgatggtgtgtgtgtgtgtgcccgtgagGGGCTTTTGCCACCTGGGATTTGAGTTCTAATCCAGTCCTTGGCCCTCCTCCCAAGAGCTCTGGTTTCTACCGGGCACTAGCGCACGGTTCCCTGGAGGTGGGCAAGGACTTCCGGCCAGGGAGAGCGGGAAAGGCGGGAGCGGCAGTTAGACGCCCAGCAGAATCCAGCTGCGTGCCGAGGCCTTCGTGGGCCGGTGATACCCCCTCTGCCTAGGGCAGCTCCGAtacacccctcctctcccctccccttcctatccttcccctccaccccctctccttctctctttcctcttcctctcttcccctcccctctcttcctctcctcccctcctttttcctttcctctcctgccctcccccttccttcccctctcctcttccttcctctcccctccccccttctctcatctcagctctcccctcctctcttttcctcttctttcccctcccctcctctcctctcccctccccttcctgtcttgagAGTGCCTGTCCACCTGACAAAGCCCACAATTTCCCCAAAGGGGTCCTGGGTGTGACCGGGCCGGCCTGTCCATGGCCCCGGCTAGTGGCTGACCTTGAAGAACTTGTCGATTTTGCTAAGGTTGATTCTCTTCTTGGCATCCAGCTTGTAAATGTTGCTGACGTTCCCATCCATCAGATAGAGGCCGAAGCCCATCACCTAGGGCAGGATGGGGCAGAGAGCAGATGCCGTCATCGCCATGGGGCTGtgaaccccctccctcccccccgacaCATTCTATGCATCCTCAAATAAGGACAGGAAATGCCAGGCTCCTTCCAACTGGAAGTTTAGCACATCACTATGGTGCCCATTTCCAGAGCCCTAATCACTGGGCCAATGACTTTAGAACAAGCATCGTCTCTTGTGAGTCAAGTTCAAAGCAAGAGCCCCATTCTACAGACGGGAAGCCGAGACACACAGAGGTTCCAGAGCCTGGCCAAGTCACACAGCTGAGCCTCAGCGACGGTCACTCGACAGACCCAGCGCAGGGTCTGTGCGCCAAATGTGCCCATCTAGGTCCTTGAGAGGAAGCCCCAAGATGCCTGagaagtgtgagtgtgtgtgtgtgacaattctTAACACTTCAGTCCCTTTAGTTATCCACTGAAAGAGAACTcgtttttctaaaacatttttttttttaaacgcagAGCTCAAGTGTGGAGGGTCCGGCCCACTATGGGGACGTGGGAATGTCACGTCCCCACGTGCCTCTGTTTCTCGGGGGACACTTGAGGGGCGCGGACAGGAAGCTGTAAGGATCACTTCCTGTTTGGCCCGGGAGCATCTTGCTCTGCAGGACCAGCATGGGGACCTTTTTGTTTAGGGCTTGGCGCCCCCTGCTGGCGTAGGAACTCACTACCAGGAGCCGTAGAGGTGAAGGAGaccagaaggaaggggaggagggaggaggaggagggagaggagggaggaggaggagggaggggggaggaggggggagggggaggaggacgtggcagggaccccccccccccaccttgagcAGCATGTGCTTCTCGCTGGGCGTCAGGTACATCTTGTTCTCGTAGTAATCCACGCAGATGTTCACGATGTCGGCCAGCAGCTCCTCGTAGCCCGGGATCACCTCCAGCTGCTGGTGGAGACACTGGACCACAGCGCCACCCTCCGGTGAGACGGGCCCGGCATCCCCCCCGCTCGCACCCACGCCCAGGGCTGGgcacagccagccagcccagggtaCCCACGGCTGTGTCCCCCCGGGGGAACCGGAGCCCGCACGCCAGCCCGCGCCACCCACCCGCCCGTCAGGCCCCTGGTCGGTCCCCCCTGGGCCTTTGCACACCCAGCCCTGGTTGCGATGGAGGACGCAGGGCGGCACTCGCCCCGCTGGGAGGATGCACACGTGCTCCCCATCTCCTCTAGGTCTCCTCAGGCCGGGCCGTGTGGGGAGCAGAGGCGGCTGGGGTCTCCACCCTGCCACAGCCCCACAGGGCAGACAcagctcctggggggggggcagggtctgAGGTGCCCCCCGCCGCCCTTCCCGAGCCCTGTGGGTCAGGGGTCCGGGCCCTCAGAGCCCCAGAACTTGCaggacgccccctccccgcccgttGGTTTGGGGGTGCGCAGGTAGACCTGAGGGTGCCTGCCTGAGGTGAGGTGACACAG
The sequence above is a segment of the Perognathus longimembris pacificus isolate PPM17 unplaced genomic scaffold, ASM2315922v1 HiC_scaffold_5662, whole genome shotgun sequence genome. Coding sequences within it:
- the LOC125345422 gene encoding cytoplasmic FMR1-interacting protein 2-like is translated as MAIQWAAQFLRKMADPQSIQESQNLSMFLANHNRITQCLHQQLEVIPGYEELLADIVNICVDYYENKMYLTPSEKHMLLKVMGFGLYLMDGNVSNIYKLDAKKRINLSKIDKFFKQLQVVPLFGDMQIELARYIKTSAHYEENKSKWTCTQSSISPQYNICEQMVQIRDDHIRFISELARYSNSEVVTGSGLTSQKSDEEYQELFDLALRGLQLLSKWSAHVMEVYSWKLVHPTDKFCNKDCPGTAEEYERATRYNYTSEEKFAFVEVGADPAPNPGHRPRPSVLRPPRRAGFTP